Proteins encoded within one genomic window of Microbacterium sp. LKL04:
- a CDS encoding DEAD/DEAH box helicase produces MANTDFAELREISNLLLTSDDEQHARDRFIRFLDRYSGTGPLTPVVDSLAVRLGLFPYASPNVSAIGEAEALSFAYHSPQVLRERDFTFHAEQQRIYERLMDGESIVLSAPTSFGKSAIVDALILSGKWLNIVIIVPTIALIDETRRRLVALDTGYTVVSHPGQVPAERNIYVLTQERFLEVDPVPPVDFFVIDEFYKLGDGETDEKRRSTLNIAWRLLRNTGAQYYLLGPNVDALGVDNGSDLAKSFIATDFNPVVIDVEDRSHFDADDRLADMQQFLEQDAAGPSLIFVSAPGRASEIAFEISTDAADPFVLELADWISLNYDPEWFVSKALAGGVGTHTGPMPRSLQRAMIRLFAMGKIDRLVCTTTLIEGVNTVAKNVIIYDKKIDRKPIDFFTFSNIRGRAGRMLKHFVGRVISYADHPEPTLSTVDMPIESQSPAASLATLIQLDRDEWSAESKARLQDILDQDELSIETIRKNRGLDPGLQVGAARRMRDASAGDFRSLTWSGVPTRDQFAATITLGYDELLRGRDRSGDNPQSILAKLNAARRAQGSVPSLVEAALPHKRANQTRSEVVDDVLSFQRNWMGFKIPSMLRASSSIQTEVAQDRGMPASNYEFIIREIESLYLPPFIAELEDYGLPIPVGVRLANLGLRGESIEDAAANLVAMAKRQDVLARLTKVERWFLSDVASGLTREIPTVKVQGTSRDQ; encoded by the coding sequence ATGGCGAACACAGACTTCGCCGAGCTGCGCGAGATCTCCAACTTGCTACTAACGAGCGATGACGAGCAGCACGCTCGGGACAGGTTCATCCGGTTCCTCGATCGATACTCTGGCACCGGTCCGCTTACTCCGGTCGTGGACTCGCTGGCCGTTCGGCTGGGCCTATTTCCATACGCGTCGCCGAACGTTAGCGCAATTGGCGAGGCGGAAGCCCTTAGCTTCGCGTATCACTCGCCGCAGGTCCTACGCGAGCGCGACTTTACTTTTCACGCTGAGCAGCAACGCATCTACGAGCGACTCATGGACGGCGAGAGCATAGTCCTCTCGGCGCCCACCTCGTTCGGAAAATCTGCAATCGTGGACGCACTCATCTTGTCCGGAAAGTGGCTCAACATCGTCATCATCGTGCCGACGATCGCGCTCATCGACGAGACACGGCGACGCTTGGTTGCTCTGGACACTGGGTACACGGTCGTATCGCACCCGGGCCAGGTGCCCGCCGAACGCAACATCTACGTACTTACCCAGGAGAGATTCCTCGAGGTCGACCCTGTGCCACCTGTCGACTTCTTTGTGATCGACGAGTTCTACAAGCTCGGGGATGGAGAGACGGATGAGAAGCGCCGGTCGACGCTCAACATAGCGTGGCGCCTGCTTCGAAACACAGGCGCTCAGTACTACCTGCTCGGACCGAACGTCGACGCGCTCGGTGTGGACAATGGGAGCGACCTGGCTAAGTCCTTCATCGCTACCGATTTCAATCCGGTCGTGATTGATGTAGAAGATCGATCGCACTTCGATGCCGACGATCGACTCGCGGACATGCAGCAGTTCCTCGAACAGGATGCCGCTGGCCCCAGCCTGATCTTTGTAAGTGCACCCGGTCGCGCGAGCGAGATCGCCTTCGAAATATCGACGGACGCAGCCGACCCGTTCGTTCTCGAACTGGCTGACTGGATCAGCCTCAATTACGACCCCGAGTGGTTTGTCTCAAAGGCGCTCGCTGGCGGTGTTGGCACCCATACCGGACCTATGCCTCGGAGCCTGCAGCGGGCCATGATTCGACTCTTTGCCATGGGGAAGATCGATCGGCTCGTCTGCACAACCACACTCATCGAGGGTGTGAATACAGTGGCGAAGAACGTGATCATCTACGACAAGAAAATCGATAGGAAGCCAATTGACTTCTTCACGTTCTCGAACATCCGCGGCCGGGCTGGCAGGATGCTCAAGCATTTCGTCGGACGAGTGATTTCATACGCTGATCACCCGGAGCCGACCCTGTCCACTGTGGACATGCCGATTGAGTCGCAGTCGCCGGCGGCCTCGCTCGCAACGCTGATACAACTGGATCGCGACGAGTGGTCGGCTGAGTCGAAGGCACGGTTGCAAGACATTCTCGACCAGGATGAGCTGTCGATAGAAACGATCCGTAAGAATCGGGGCCTGGATCCAGGGCTGCAGGTTGGAGCCGCTCGTCGCATGCGTGACGCGTCTGCGGGCGACTTTCGTAGTCTCACCTGGTCGGGCGTGCCAACTAGGGATCAGTTCGCGGCCACAATAACTCTCGGGTACGACGAACTCCTGCGCGGCCGCGACAGAAGCGGCGACAACCCGCAATCCATCCTCGCCAAGCTGAACGCGGCCCGGAGAGCTCAGGGCAGCGTCCCGTCACTCGTCGAAGCGGCCCTGCCGCACAAGCGGGCCAACCAAACTCGAAGTGAAGTCGTCGATGACGTCTTGAGTTTTCAACGCAACTGGATGGGTTTCAAGATCCCATCTATGCTGCGTGCGTCTAGTTCGATCCAGACCGAAGTGGCGCAAGACAGAGGTATGCCGGCGTCCAACTACGAATTCATCATCCGTGAGATCGAGTCCCTATACCTACCTCCCTTCATCGCGGAGCTCGAGGACTATGGGCTTCCGATACCTGTGGGCGTGAGGCTCGCGAACCTGGGGCTCAGAGGAGAGTCGATCGAAGACGCTGCCGCGAACCTGGTCGCGATGGCAAAGCGCCAGGACGTATTGGCACGGCTCACCAAAGTGGAGCGATGGTTCCTGTCCGACGTGGCGTCGGGGCTCACTCGGGAGATACCGACAGTTAAGGTGCAGGGAACTTCGAGGGATCAGTAG
- a CDS encoding fasciclin domain-containing protein, with amino-acid sequence MFSTKKKMTAALSLTLVGAFALAGCSSNSMDSGSGSSEAPSSQAPMESPEATEGGMDTASNLVGPGCADYAAAVPDGAGSVEGMSKDPVATAASNNPLLKTLTAAVSGQLNPDVDLVDTLNGDKFTVFAPVDDAFAKIPAETIEGLKTDSATLTKILTYHVVPGEIAPADIDGTHKTVEGQDLEVTGSGDELMVNDAKVICGGVETANATVYLIDSVLMPPM; translated from the coding sequence ATGTTCAGCACGAAGAAGAAGATGACCGCAGCACTCTCTCTGACGCTGGTCGGTGCCTTCGCACTCGCCGGATGTTCGTCGAACTCGATGGACAGCGGCAGCGGTTCGAGCGAGGCCCCGTCCTCGCAGGCTCCGATGGAGTCGCCCGAAGCCACCGAAGGCGGCATGGACACCGCGTCGAACCTCGTCGGCCCCGGCTGCGCGGACTACGCGGCAGCTGTTCCGGACGGCGCCGGCTCGGTCGAGGGCATGTCGAAGGACCCGGTTGCGACCGCGGCCTCGAACAACCCGCTCCTCAAGACGCTCACCGCTGCTGTCAGCGGCCAGCTGAACCCCGACGTCGACCTCGTCGACACCCTGAACGGCGACAAGTTCACCGTCTTCGCTCCGGTTGACGACGCTTTCGCCAAGATCCCCGCCGAGACCATTGAGGGTCTCAAGACGGACTCGGCCACGCTGACCAAGATCCTTACGTACCACGTGGTCCCCGGCGAGATCGCTCCGGCCGACATCGACGGCACCCACAAGACCGTCGAGGGCCAGGACCTCGAGGTCACCGGCTCGGGCGACGAGCTCATGGTCAACGACGCCAAGGTCATCTGTGGTGGCGTCGAGACCGCGAACGCAACCGTGTACCTCATCGACTCGGTGCTGATGCCCCCGATGTAA
- a CDS encoding 1-acyl-sn-glycerol-3-phosphate acyltransferase, which translates to MLRLVARVYWTFSRWTLATEPAPTRPTVVLGAPHTSNWDFVLMLAIAWRLKMRFRWLGKESLFRGWRGPLMRSIGGIPVDRANPAGVVDALVHRIRAGEVFGLVVTPEGTRGGVGHWKSGFYRIAREADLGVTLGYVDRTTMTTGLGPTLTLTGDVGADMDAIRAFYSDKSGLRPERRVEPRLREEGDPRPAASA; encoded by the coding sequence ATGCTCCGCCTCGTCGCCCGGGTCTATTGGACGTTCAGCAGATGGACGCTCGCAACCGAGCCCGCGCCGACCCGACCCACCGTCGTCCTCGGGGCGCCGCACACCTCCAACTGGGACTTCGTGCTCATGCTGGCGATCGCCTGGCGCCTGAAGATGCGCTTCCGTTGGCTGGGCAAGGAGAGCCTCTTCCGCGGCTGGCGGGGTCCGCTGATGCGCTCGATCGGCGGCATCCCAGTCGACAGAGCGAACCCCGCCGGGGTGGTCGACGCCCTTGTCCACCGCATCCGTGCCGGCGAGGTCTTCGGCCTCGTGGTGACGCCCGAAGGCACGCGCGGCGGCGTCGGGCACTGGAAGTCGGGCTTCTACCGCATCGCCCGCGAGGCCGACCTTGGCGTCACGCTCGGATACGTGGACCGCACCACCATGACGACCGGGCTCGGACCGACGCTCACTCTCACCGGCGACGTCGGCGCGGACATGGATGCCATCCGCGCGTTCTACTCCGACAAGTCGGGGCTGCGTCCCGAGCGACGCGTCGAGCCTCGCTTGCGCGAGGAGGGCGATCCTCGGCCGGCAGCTTCGGCTTAG
- a CDS encoding HamA C-terminal domain-containing protein, whose product MAVQQVRVSLVAGSVAMDALCAGYESKVWRSDALVEDVFDRHLLTFALSYSEAKNVTSATAIRSIRDAAVSVYTTDKYRRRGEFGELLLHAALVDFYDAEPAVSKIYYEDSSNDVVKGFDSVHVVADTAGSLKIWLGEAKFYSDLDGAMRSVLQDIETHLARDFLRKEFVFITRKVDDAWPHATAFKEMIARARSLDEISTSLVMPIFLTYDSEAVDAHDVVGDEYIAALTAETAAALEEFESRVAKPLEVEIRLILVPLKSKAKLVDLMHAKLKALQGI is encoded by the coding sequence ATGGCGGTTCAACAAGTGCGGGTTAGCCTCGTTGCAGGTTCCGTTGCAATGGACGCCTTGTGCGCCGGGTATGAGTCAAAGGTTTGGCGGTCCGACGCGCTTGTCGAAGACGTATTCGATCGTCACCTCCTGACCTTCGCGCTCAGCTATTCGGAGGCGAAGAACGTAACGAGCGCAACCGCCATACGGTCAATCCGAGACGCCGCGGTTTCCGTCTACACGACCGACAAGTACCGCCGCCGAGGCGAGTTCGGAGAGTTGCTCCTCCACGCCGCCCTGGTCGACTTCTATGACGCTGAGCCGGCCGTCAGCAAGATCTACTACGAAGACTCGTCCAATGACGTCGTCAAAGGCTTCGACAGCGTTCACGTTGTAGCGGACACAGCCGGATCGCTCAAGATCTGGCTGGGTGAAGCGAAGTTCTATTCTGACCTGGATGGCGCGATGCGGAGCGTCCTTCAGGACATCGAGACTCACTTGGCTAGGGACTTCCTGCGCAAGGAATTTGTGTTCATCACGCGCAAGGTCGATGACGCGTGGCCCCACGCGACGGCGTTCAAGGAGATGATCGCGAGGGCCCGGAGCCTCGACGAGATCTCGACGTCACTCGTGATGCCGATCTTCCTTACGTACGACAGCGAGGCGGTCGACGCGCACGATGTCGTCGGTGACGAGTACATTGCGGCCTTGACGGCGGAAACGGCGGCAGCGCTCGAAGAGTTTGAGTCTCGGGTGGCAAAGCCGCTCGAGGTCGAGATCCGCTTGATTTTGGTTCCGTTGAAGTCGAAGGCGAAGTTGGTCGATCTAATGCACGCGAAGCTCAAAGCCCTCCAAGGCATCTGA
- a CDS encoding tyrosine-type recombinase/integrase: MFFAPVIEHLVATRPRDALLFGDGDHFVRRAKSTIGWFNSAVMQVRDETQERIEAATAAGFRPPPPFPRVTPHDLRHTAASLAISAGANVKPVQRVLGHSSGAMTLDTYADLFDDYLDNVAAALARAADASGVGDVLASLESGVRTRSRRASSTSDSTTN, encoded by the coding sequence GTGTTCTTCGCGCCGGTCATCGAGCACCTGGTCGCCACGCGACCGAGGGACGCGTTGCTCTTCGGCGACGGGGACCACTTCGTCCGACGAGCGAAGTCGACCATCGGATGGTTCAACAGCGCCGTAATGCAGGTTCGCGATGAGACGCAGGAGCGCATCGAAGCCGCGACTGCTGCTGGCTTTCGTCCGCCGCCTCCGTTCCCGCGCGTCACCCCTCATGATCTGCGTCACACCGCAGCGTCGTTGGCGATCAGTGCCGGCGCCAACGTGAAGCCGGTCCAGCGGGTGCTCGGTCACTCGTCGGGTGCAATGACCCTCGACACCTACGCCGACCTCTTCGACGACTACCTCGACAACGTGGCTGCCGCGCTGGCTCGAGCCGCCGATGCGTCTGGCGTCGGAGACGTTCTCGCCTCGTTGGAGAGCGGCGTGCGGACGCGGAGTCGACGCGCCTCGTCGACCAGCGACTCGACGACCAACTAG
- a CDS encoding iron chelate uptake ABC transporter family permease subunit translates to MADTVALSGAFPTAIRARRYALTLAVLIVLAVVVAVGILAWDNPAPAGSAGFWRIAQLRVTSVVVIAIVAVCQGIATITFQTVTGNRIVTPSIMGFESLYTAISTAAIFFFGAAGALLVQGTGPYLLQILAMLAFSGVLYGWLLSGRYANVQIMLLVGIILGGALAAFSTFLQRMLTPTEFDLLTARLIGSVANADGTNLPIAIPLVVVAAGLMVWGGGRLNVLGLGREVALSLGSSQRRDSILALLLVSILMAVSTSLIGPMTFFGFLVAMLTYQLADTFDHRRMFALAALVGFVVLGGAYVVLKHVFYAAGSVGVIVEIVGGTLFLIHLLRKGRL, encoded by the coding sequence GTGGCTGACACCGTCGCGCTGTCGGGCGCCTTCCCCACCGCGATCCGGGCCCGTCGCTACGCGCTCACCCTCGCGGTGCTTATCGTCCTCGCCGTCGTGGTGGCCGTCGGCATCCTCGCCTGGGATAACCCCGCGCCCGCAGGCAGCGCCGGCTTCTGGCGGATCGCTCAGCTGCGGGTCACGAGCGTCGTCGTCATCGCGATCGTCGCCGTCTGTCAGGGGATCGCGACCATCACCTTCCAGACCGTGACCGGCAACCGCATCGTCACGCCGTCGATCATGGGCTTCGAGTCGCTCTACACGGCGATATCGACTGCGGCGATCTTCTTCTTCGGTGCGGCCGGCGCGCTGCTCGTCCAGGGGACGGGGCCCTACCTCCTGCAGATCCTCGCGATGCTCGCGTTCTCGGGTGTTCTCTACGGCTGGCTGCTCTCGGGCCGCTACGCGAACGTGCAGATCATGCTGCTGGTCGGCATCATCCTGGGCGGTGCGCTGGCCGCGTTCTCGACGTTCCTGCAACGGATGCTGACGCCCACCGAGTTCGACCTGCTCACCGCGCGGCTCATCGGCAGCGTCGCGAATGCCGACGGTACGAACCTGCCGATCGCCATCCCGCTCGTCGTCGTCGCGGCGGGACTCATGGTGTGGGGAGGCGGCCGTCTCAATGTGCTCGGGCTGGGACGCGAGGTCGCTCTGAGTCTCGGTTCGTCCCAGCGACGCGACTCGATCCTGGCGCTGCTGCTGGTCTCGATCCTCATGGCCGTCTCGACGTCGCTGATCGGGCCGATGACCTTCTTCGGCTTCCTCGTCGCGATGCTGACGTATCAACTGGCCGACACGTTCGACCATCGCCGGATGTTCGCGCTCGCCGCGCTCGTCGGCTTCGTCGTGCTCGGTGGTGCGTACGTCGTGCTCAAGCACGTCTTCTACGCCGCCGGGTCGGTCGGCGTCATCGTCGAGATCGTCGGCGGCACGCTCTTCCTCATCCACCTGCTCCGAAAGGGACGCCTGTGA
- a CDS encoding ABC transporter permease, which translates to MTDALTAPAVSRRSRGRLLTWPLVGGTAVVGGVVVLSLFVGVYDVIGAADGAEMFAITRIPRTVGLVLAGAALAMCGLVMQQLTQNRFVEPTTTGTTEWAGLGLLLVMLVFPDAPLMVRMIGAVGMAFVGTMLFFLFLRRVMLTSSIIVPIVGMMLGAVVGAVSTFIALSTNLLQSMAAWFTGSFTSVLRGQYEPLWIVLLVVIAVFITADRFTIAGLGRDVATNVGVDYSRVVLIGTVLIALAAGVVTVVVGNLPFLGLIVPNVVSLIRGDDLRSNLPWVALGGIALVTVCDILARIVNAPFEVPVSLILAMVGAVVFIALLLRQRRRG; encoded by the coding sequence CCCCTCGTCGGCGGCACCGCCGTCGTCGGGGGGGTGGTGGTCCTGTCGCTCTTCGTCGGCGTCTACGACGTGATCGGCGCTGCCGACGGCGCGGAGATGTTCGCGATCACGCGGATCCCGCGCACGGTGGGACTCGTGCTCGCCGGAGCGGCGCTGGCGATGTGCGGGCTCGTCATGCAGCAGCTGACGCAGAACCGGTTCGTCGAACCGACCACGACCGGCACGACCGAGTGGGCGGGTCTGGGTCTGCTGCTCGTCATGCTGGTCTTCCCCGACGCGCCGCTCATGGTCCGGATGATCGGTGCGGTCGGCATGGCGTTCGTCGGCACGATGCTGTTCTTCCTCTTCCTGCGTCGCGTCATGCTGACGTCGTCGATCATCGTCCCGATCGTGGGGATGATGCTCGGCGCCGTCGTCGGCGCGGTGTCGACCTTCATCGCGCTGTCGACGAATCTTCTGCAGAGCATGGCGGCCTGGTTCACCGGCTCGTTCACCTCTGTCCTGCGCGGGCAGTACGAGCCGCTCTGGATCGTCCTGCTCGTCGTCATCGCCGTGTTCATCACGGCGGATCGCTTCACGATCGCCGGTCTCGGGCGCGACGTCGCGACGAACGTCGGCGTCGACTACTCGCGCGTCGTCCTCATCGGCACCGTGCTCATCGCCCTCGCCGCCGGTGTCGTCACCGTCGTCGTCGGCAACCTGCCGTTCCTCGGACTCATCGTCCCCAACGTCGTGTCGCTCATCCGGGGCGACGACCTGCGCTCGAACCTGCCCTGGGTGGCGCTCGGCGGCATCGCGCTCGTCACCGTGTGCGACATCCTCGCCCGCATCGTGAACGCGCCCTTCGAGGTGCCCGTCTCGCTCATCCTCGCCATGGTCGGAGCCGTCGTGTTCATCGCCCTTCTCCTCCGGCAGCGTCGTCGTGGCTGA
- a CDS encoding nuclear transport factor 2 family protein, which produces MWDREAAAAAANDWIGRYVRAWETNDRDDIRSLFTEDAEYRDGPSTEPWVGHDAILAGWLGQKDEPDTWSFEHELTAVDGDIAIIRGRTSYPGATTKSRLYDNLMVIRLTDDGRARSFTDWYVTSTAAETEE; this is translated from the coding sequence ATGTGGGATCGCGAGGCAGCGGCTGCGGCTGCCAACGACTGGATCGGCCGATACGTGCGCGCGTGGGAGACCAACGACCGGGACGACATCCGGTCGCTGTTCACGGAGGACGCTGAGTACCGCGACGGCCCCTCGACCGAGCCATGGGTCGGCCACGACGCCATCCTCGCGGGGTGGCTCGGTCAGAAGGATGAGCCCGACACGTGGTCATTCGAGCATGAGCTCACGGCGGTCGACGGCGACATCGCGATCATCCGCGGCCGGACCAGCTACCCGGGCGCAACGACGAAGAGTCGGCTGTACGACAACCTCATGGTCATTCGCTTGACGGATGACGGCCGCGCGAGGTCGTTCACCGATTGGTATGTGACATCGACCGCAGCGGAGACGGAGGAGTAA
- a CDS encoding iron ABC transporter ATP-binding protein, with translation MISLTAVEKRYTTEVAIGPVTLDLPAGGITALIGPNGAGKSTLLTMIGRLLPADAGSISVGGHDVAAVKSRELAKVVAILRQENHFVTRLTVRQLVGFGRYPHSQGRLTVDDERVIDRSIDFLGLDGLEGRYLDELSGGQRQRAYVAMVLAQDTEYVLLDEPLNNLDIQHAVQMMSHLQRAARELGRTIVVVLHDINFAGHYADRVCAMKDGRVAAFGTPDEIIRGDVLTGIFDTPVDVVDGPRGRLAVYY, from the coding sequence GTGATCTCTCTCACCGCCGTCGAGAAGCGCTACACCACCGAGGTCGCGATCGGCCCGGTGACCCTCGACCTGCCCGCGGGCGGCATCACGGCGCTCATCGGGCCGAACGGCGCCGGCAAGTCCACGCTGTTGACGATGATCGGTCGCCTGCTGCCCGCCGACGCCGGGTCGATCTCGGTGGGGGGACATGACGTCGCGGCGGTGAAGTCGCGCGAGCTCGCGAAAGTCGTCGCAATCCTCCGGCAGGAGAACCATTTCGTCACTCGTCTGACGGTACGACAGCTGGTCGGGTTCGGGAGGTATCCGCACTCGCAGGGGCGGCTCACGGTCGACGACGAGCGGGTCATCGACCGGTCCATCGACTTCCTCGGCCTGGACGGGCTCGAGGGTCGGTACCTCGACGAGCTGTCGGGCGGGCAGCGTCAGCGCGCCTACGTGGCGATGGTGCTCGCACAAGACACGGAGTACGTCTTGCTCGATGAGCCGCTCAACAACCTCGACATCCAGCACGCCGTGCAGATGATGAGTCACCTGCAGCGCGCGGCGCGCGAGCTGGGTCGCACGATCGTCGTCGTGCTGCACGACATCAACTTCGCCGGCCATTACGCCGACCGCGTGTGCGCCATGAAGGACGGGCGCGTTGCTGCGTTCGGGACCCCGGACGAGATCATCCGTGGCGATGTCTTGACGGGGATCTTCGATACGCCGGTCGATGTGGTCGACGGTCCGCGGGGGCGGCTGGCGGTGTACTACTGA
- a CDS encoding AbiTii domain-containing protein translates to MGLLDEIIDGASSDGVSTTNLLRKVQTVAHRVGATELRQWVRAELDGYAEDAPLPAYRGPYDATVKATWAGPFNSSAQSTLSTVGVPTHFLPLFKFSFRQAAAELEVLAGQGEELGQPWNPYALAEYNELVEKEEVPHFDMMGVYSAHRVVTPALVTAIVESIRTKALDLALDLQTANPAAGEVGGPTRDDPAIEQAVMVNINHIYGDGANIAQGNGITQSSTVAKGDLTGLVAALQDLLADAKVIGEAVAIITGDSDACAKKSKLGKIAGSIGTGAVRLAGGITTEVAAAGVLEVASQFLGW, encoded by the coding sequence ATGGGGCTTCTCGACGAAATTATCGACGGCGCGTCGTCCGACGGTGTATCCACGACAAACCTTCTCCGCAAAGTGCAGACGGTCGCACATCGGGTCGGCGCGACCGAACTACGTCAGTGGGTCAGGGCTGAACTTGACGGGTATGCCGAGGATGCGCCACTCCCTGCGTACCGAGGGCCGTACGACGCTACGGTGAAGGCGACTTGGGCGGGCCCCTTCAACTCGAGCGCGCAAAGCACTCTCTCTACCGTTGGCGTTCCCACGCACTTCCTGCCGCTGTTCAAGTTCAGTTTTCGCCAGGCTGCCGCCGAGCTGGAGGTGCTTGCGGGTCAGGGCGAGGAGCTGGGGCAACCCTGGAATCCTTACGCACTGGCCGAGTACAACGAGCTCGTCGAAAAGGAGGAAGTTCCGCACTTCGACATGATGGGGGTGTACTCGGCGCACCGCGTGGTCACTCCAGCGCTCGTAACTGCGATCGTCGAGAGCATACGAACCAAGGCACTCGACCTAGCTCTGGACCTTCAGACCGCGAACCCAGCCGCGGGGGAAGTCGGTGGACCAACACGAGACGATCCCGCGATTGAACAGGCCGTGATGGTCAACATAAATCACATTTACGGTGACGGTGCGAACATCGCACAGGGCAACGGGATCACCCAGAGTTCGACGGTGGCGAAGGGCGATCTCACGGGCCTGGTTGCCGCACTCCAAGATCTTCTCGCTGACGCGAAGGTGATCGGAGAAGCTGTCGCGATCATTACCGGAGACAGCGATGCCTGTGCGAAGAAGTCGAAGCTTGGGAAGATCGCAGGCTCCATCGGGACCGGCGCGGTCCGGCTCGCCGGAGGAATCACCACTGAAGTGGCGGCCGCAGGAGTCCTCGAAGTTGCGAGCCAATTCCTCGGCTGGTAA
- a CDS encoding anti-sigma factor, which produces MNEKDFAELSAGHALDALSAEDEQAYQRALADHPEWEELVDSDAQVAGFLAEGAGEEAPPAGVRDRLLAQIGSLPHGMPVAAASTPEPVVEPEPELVVAGPPTEAVQAVQRRTWTRGLFALVASAALLVGIGWGVGSIMEQVRTPAQVQALEQIEASPDAQSATGQFTDGGEAEVHWSPSLGKVVLTTDDAPSIADDRTFELWFVRGDEPIAAGTFDPSDDVTALLDGDFQPGDIIAITVEQAGGSPDGKPTTEPIVAIPTA; this is translated from the coding sequence GTGAACGAGAAGGACTTCGCCGAACTCTCGGCTGGGCACGCGCTCGACGCGTTGTCCGCGGAGGACGAGCAGGCGTATCAGCGGGCCCTCGCCGACCACCCCGAGTGGGAAGAGCTCGTCGACTCCGACGCACAGGTCGCCGGCTTCCTCGCCGAAGGTGCCGGAGAAGAGGCACCTCCCGCGGGCGTCCGCGATCGCCTCCTCGCGCAGATCGGGTCACTTCCGCACGGGATGCCGGTGGCCGCTGCATCCACTCCCGAGCCCGTCGTCGAGCCCGAGCCCGAGCTCGTCGTCGCCGGACCGCCGACCGAGGCGGTCCAGGCCGTCCAGCGTCGGACCTGGACGCGCGGACTGTTCGCCCTCGTCGCGTCAGCCGCCCTCCTCGTCGGCATCGGCTGGGGCGTCGGCTCCATCATGGAACAGGTGCGGACGCCGGCTCAGGTGCAGGCGCTCGAGCAGATCGAGGCCTCGCCCGACGCGCAGAGCGCCACGGGTCAGTTCACCGACGGCGGAGAGGCGGAGGTGCATTGGTCTCCCTCGCTCGGCAAGGTCGTGCTGACCACCGACGATGCGCCCAGCATCGCCGACGACCGCACGTTCGAACTCTGGTTCGTCCGAGGCGATGAGCCGATCGCGGCCGGGACCTTCGACCCGTCCGACGATGTCACCGCCCTCCTCGACGGCGACTTCCAGCCCGGCGACATCATCGCGATCACGGTCGAGCAGGCGGGCGGCTCGCCCGACGGCAAGCCGACGACCGAGCCGATCGTCGCGATCCCCACGGCCTGA
- the sigK gene encoding ECF RNA polymerase sigma factor SigK encodes MVIDGVEVPEDGESADHAGDLLVRVAGGDQAAFAELYDMLSSRVFGLIRRVLVDPSQSEEVLQEVFLEIWQSASAFAPNKGQGRSWILTMAHRRAVDRVRASQSSVDRDIRVGTRDANTQQEGIAEQVELRIEGRRVVRALRSLPDAQREAITLAYFGGYSQSEIAALLGAPLGTIKTRMRDGLNRLRQEMGVTL; translated from the coding sequence ATGGTTATCGACGGTGTAGAAGTCCCTGAAGACGGGGAGTCGGCGGATCACGCCGGCGATCTCCTCGTTCGCGTCGCCGGTGGCGATCAGGCAGCCTTCGCAGAGCTCTACGACATGCTGTCCTCGCGGGTGTTCGGACTGATCCGACGGGTCCTCGTCGACCCCTCCCAGAGCGAGGAAGTGCTCCAAGAAGTCTTCTTGGAGATCTGGCAATCCGCTTCTGCCTTTGCTCCGAACAAGGGGCAAGGAAGAAGTTGGATCCTGACGATGGCTCATCGTCGGGCCGTCGACCGGGTCCGCGCATCGCAGTCCAGCGTGGACCGGGACATTCGCGTCGGCACCCGTGACGCGAACACACAACAAGAAGGCATAGCCGAGCAGGTCGAGCTGCGGATCGAAGGTCGTCGCGTCGTACGCGCGCTTCGCTCGCTGCCCGACGCGCAACGTGAAGCCATCACCCTCGCGTATTTCGGGGGGTATAGCCAAAGTGAAATCGCGGCACTCCTCGGAGCGCCGCTCGGAACGATCAAGACACGGATGCGTGATGGATTGAACCGCCTACGACAGGAGATGGGGGTGACGCTGTGA